AACATACATATAATCACTCTTTAGCATGCCTATCGAATTTATCAGCTATTTTACCTAAAAGTATTGAGGAATTTTTATGACTAATTCCTTGAACAGTTAAAATAGCTATAACCATTCCAACAATAAATATTTCAGGAGTAAAACCAATGAAAGAACAAATAAATATAATTACTGTTGCAGTTAATGAACCAATAGTTCCAGCATATCCCGGATCAGCACACAATCTATTTCCTATAAATATTAGAAATGCTGCAATAATCCCACCAGGAATTCCTAAAAGGAAATATCCAATAGCTGCTATTAATGTACCTGCAGATGCATCTGGAGAACAGACAATGTTTCCTTGAAAAAATCCTCCAGCAATATCTCCTCCTCTTTTTTGGATATCTTCACCAATCAATCTAGCTCCTCTAACACCAGCTTGTTCTGGAAGTCCAAAATAGGTATCAACAATAACAAAATTAAACCAACAGAGAATTGTAGCTATTATAATTCCGATTATTTCATTCATACACATCATCTCCATTACCTACCACTTTTGGAAATACAATATAAAATAAATATTTCACAAATAAAGCAGATAAAATTCCTATAATAATAGCTAATAATAAACCATTATACATAAAAGTATAATTTAAAACTAAAAAAATTGATAAAATACCAATAGCTATTATAGGAGTTGGATATAATGCACTTACATCAAAAGAATATCTCTTTGGTTCACTAGGCAATAATGGAAGTTTTAAAACTAATCCTGCAACTATTGATGTGATAATGACAACAATATAAACTAAAAATACATCAAAATAACTTATTGAAATATTAGCTAAAGCATTATAATTACCATATGAAGCGAACAACAACATATCCCCTATTAAATCAAACATGTATAGAACCCCTTCTTATAAAGAATAATATAATTATAAAAATATATAAATGTTATTACTTAAAAATAATAATTAGTACCTGAAAAATAATAAAATTTGAATTAGAGTGATTTAATGAAGAATAAACACGTTATTGTAACTGGTGGAGCTGGTTTTATAGGTTCATATATTGTTGATAAACTTTTAGATGAAAATAAAGTAACAATCATCGATAATTTCTCAACAGGAAAAATGGATAACCTAAACAATCCAACTCATGAAAATTTAGAAGTAATAAAAGAGGACTTAAATACTGCAGATTTAAATGGGATTCTTAAAAATAAAGATTATGTTTTTCACCTTGCAGCTATGGCTAGTGTGCCATTAAGTGTTGAAAATCCAGAAAAATGTAATGAAAATAATGTTACTTCCACAATAAAACTATTACATGCTTGTGTTAAAAATGATATTAAAAAAATCATTTTTTCATCATCTTCAGCAGTTTATGGGCAAAATCCAAACATTCCTTTAAAAGAAAGTGAAGCATTAATGCCAACTTCCCCCTATGCAGCATCTAAAGCCAGCTGTGAATTATATCTTAAATCGTTTTATGAAAGTTATGGTTTAAATTATACTGCTCTTAGATACTTTAATGTATTTGGACCAAAACAGGACAAAAATTCCCAATATGCTGCGGTTATTCCTAACTTTATAAGTACAATTATTGAAAAAACCCAACCAGTAATTTATGGTGATGGAAAACAAACTAGAGACTTTGTTTATATAAAAGATGTTGTAAATGCCAATATTGCAGCTTGTAAAAGTGATTTTAATGGAGTTGTAAATGTTGCATCTGGAGAAAAATTAACAATTAATAAATTATATAATATTATTAAAGATACACTTGAAAGTGATATTGAAGCTAAATATCTTCCCAAAAGAGCAGGGGACATTAAACACTCATTAGCTGATGTTAATAACTTAAAAAAAATTAATTACCAAATTAAGTCGAAAGACTTCGAAAAAAATTTACAAGAAACTGTAAATTGGTTTAAAAAAGAATTATAGTTGATTTATATGGATAAACGTATTACAGACTTTAATATTAGACTTAGGACAATCCGATTAAGAGAATTGTTCGTTGTAATTATTATTGCATTTATATTAAATTCAATAGTAGGAAATATAATTCCGGTTTTTGATAGCAACGATGATTTATACACGATTTTATTAACAATATTCGTGTTAATATTTTTTATTTGGGCATTGTCAGGTACCAAAGGTCTTAAAAATGACTTTAATAACCTCCTTCAAGTAGACAATAAAAGAAAAATAATTTATATTCTTGTTATAAATTTATTTTTTGCATCACTCATTGCATATTTAATATCTAGCGCTGATTGGATTCATGGATTAATAGATCCAAGTTTTATTCCAGATTTAGACTTTGATACTCCTCTTTTAAGCTCATCTGATTTCATATATTTAACAATAGCATCAGTATTTTGTGCACCAATTATTGAGGAATTAACTTTTAGAGGAGTTTTATTCAATAGATTAAAAATAAGAATAGGAATAATTCCAGCTATAATAATATCCTCCATATTATTTGGAATTGGTCATGAATTTGGAGGAATAATAAGTGCAACTTTATTTGGAATGTGTATGTGTATAATTTATTTAGAAACAGACAACATTTTAATTCCAATAAGCATTCACTTTTTAAATAATACAATTGCCGTAATAATTGAAACAACAAATGCAGAGATGTATGTAATAAATACTGCATTTATTATACCATTAACAATACTTACAATAATATTTTCATTTCTATTATTGAAATATATATATAAAGAGTTAATGAAAATAAGAAAAAAAGATAAAGAAGCTAGTGGAAGCCGCAATTAGAACAGCTTTCACACTTTTCTTCTTCTAAAGGATTATATGTTTTATCTTCTTGTAAAGTAGCTGAAATAAAATATGAATCAAATTCATCCTTATTTTTTAATGCAGGTGAAATACCCTTAAAATCACATTTAATATCACCAGTACCACCAATATCTACAAGAATTGGTTCACCTAATTTGAATTTTTTAAAGTAAAGTTCTACTTCATCTTTTAATGAACCTGGGACTCTAAAATTAAATGATAAAATATTATTATCTTTCATTTTAAGCCCAACATATTTTTGATCTATATCGAAGTTTAATCCTAACTGTTTTTTAAATGTTATATTAGTGCCAATATCAGACATTTAAACCCCTCCTTATTAATTAATATAAATATGTCAATCAAGTATATAAAGATTTTATAAAATTTCTGAGAAATATAATTTATAATGAATTATCATGATTTTTGATAAGCTTTATATAAAGTAATAATCAAATTTAGATATATGTTATAAACTTTAGAAAATTTAGGGTGTTTATATTGAATGATTATAATAAAGATATTGGAAATAGAATTAAAGAATTAAGAGAGCTTTCCGATATTTCAATAAAAGAAGTTGCAAATAGCTTAAATATTGATGAGGAAACATACATCAGCTATGAAAATGGAAAGATAGATATTCCAGCTAGTTTTTTATATGAACTCTCAAATATGTTTGAAGTAGATTTAGGCTTACTTTTAACTGGTGAAGAAAGTAGAATGAGTATATTTGATGTTACTCGTGCAAATAAAGGAATTGCAGTTGAAAGACGAAAAGAATATGAACATGAAAACCTATGTAATAAATTTATTAATAAAAAAGCAGAAACCTTCATTGTAACTGTGGATCCTGAAAAAGACCCAGTTCCTTCTTTAAACTCACATCCGGGCCAAGAATTTAATTATGTATTAGAAGGTTCCTTAAAAATATACATTCATAATAATGAAATTATTTTAAACGAAGGAGATTCTATTTTCTTTGATTCAACACATAGACATGCTATGGTCGCACTTAATGATAAACCAGCGAAATTTTTAGCTATTATAATATAATGATTACTGAGGTTAATAAATGACATCTGTTATTGGAGATTTTGTAGAAAGAGTTGACTTTAACTCTTATGATGACTTTTATAAAAATTTTAAATTAAAATATGATGATGACTTTAACTTTGGATTTGATGTTGTTGACAAGTATGCTGAAATTGACCCTGAAAAAGTAGCTTTAATTTGGGTTAATGATGAAGATACAAAACATACATTTACATTTGAAGACATGAAAAAATACAGTAATAAAACCGCAAACCTATTTAAAAGTTTAGGCATTAATAAAGGAGATAAAGTAATGCTTACTTTAAAAAACAGATATGAATTTTGGTTCTGTATGGTTGCATTACATAAAATCGGAGCAGTTGCAATTCCAGCAACACATATGTTAAAACTTCATGATATTGACTTTAGAATAAAAAATGGTGAAGTAAAATTAGTTGTATCGGTGGATGAAGACCAATTACTTCCAGATTATGAAGAAACAGAAAAAGAATTAGGTATTGAATTAAAAAAACTTGTAATTGATAGAAAAAGAGATGGTTGGATAAACTTTGATGAAGCTATTGAAAGTCAAAGTGACGTCTTTGAAAGACCAACTGGTGATGATGCAACAAAAGCTGATGACCTTTTCTTAATCTATTTCACATCTGGAACTAGTGGACTTCCTAAAATGGTAGCACACAAACATACATATGCATTAGGTCATATCCCGACTGCTAAATATTGGCACAATGTTGTAGAAGACGGAATACACCATACTGCAGCGGACAGTGGTTGGGGAAAAGCCGCTTGGGGAAATCTTTATGGTCAATGGATTGCAGGAACCAGTATTTTCATTTATGATTATGAAAGGTTTAATGGAATTAAATTACTTGAAAAAGTTATTGAACATAAAGTAAATACTTTCTGTGCTCCACCTACAATTTATAGATTCTTAATTAAAGAAAAAATCGAAGGATATGATTTTTCAAACATTAGCTATGTTACAACAGCCGGTGAACCGCTTCCTCCAGAAGTATCTAAAAGATTTAAAGAAATCTCAGGTTTAACTATTAAAGAAGGATTTGGACAAACTGAAACTGCATTAACTATTGGAACATATATTTGGTTAGATGCTAAATTAGGTTCAATTGGAAAACCTAGTCCATTATTTAATGTTGAACTGTTAGATAAAAGTGGTGATGAAGTAGATATTGGAGAAGAAGGAGAAATCTGCATTAACGTTAAAAATGGAGCAAATCCTGGATTATTTAAAGAATATTATAAAGATCCTAAAAAACAAGCTGCACAATGGTATAATGGATACTACCATTGTGGAGATACTGCATGGGTAGATGAAGATGGGTATATCAGATTTATCGGAAGAAATGATGATATTATTAAAAGTTCTGGATATCGTATTGGACCTTATGAAGTAGAAAGTGCAGTTTTATCACATGAAGCTGTAACTAACTGTGCAATTACAGCTTATCCTGATGAAGTTCGAGGCCAAATTGTAAAAGCAACTATTATATTGCAACCAGGCTTTGAAGGATCAGAAGAACTTAAAAAGGACATCCAAAATCATGTTAAAAGAGTTACTGCCCCTTATAAATATCCAAGATTAATTGAATTTGTTGATGAAATCCCAGAAACTATAAGTGGTAAAATAAAAAGAGTGACAATCAGAGAGAAAGATAATAAAAACTAATTAATGATATTATGATAGAAGAGGAAATATCAT
The window above is part of the Methanobrevibacter oralis genome. Proteins encoded here:
- the ehaA gene encoding energy-converting NiFe hydrogenase A subunit EhaA, which gives rise to MFDLIGDMLLFASYGNYNALANISISYFDVFLVYIVVIITSIVAGLVLKLPLLPSEPKRYSFDVSALYPTPIIAIGILSIFLVLNYTFMYNGLLLAIIIGILSALFVKYLFYIVFPKVVGNGDDVYE
- a CDS encoding NAD-dependent epimerase/dehydratase family protein yields the protein MKNKHVIVTGGAGFIGSYIVDKLLDENKVTIIDNFSTGKMDNLNNPTHENLEVIKEDLNTADLNGILKNKDYVFHLAAMASVPLSVENPEKCNENNVTSTIKLLHACVKNDIKKIIFSSSSAVYGQNPNIPLKESEALMPTSPYAASKASCELYLKSFYESYGLNYTALRYFNVFGPKQDKNSQYAAVIPNFISTIIEKTQPVIYGDGKQTRDFVYIKDVVNANIAACKSDFNGVVNVASGEKLTINKLYNIIKDTLESDIEAKYLPKRAGDIKHSLADVNNLKKINYQIKSKDFEKNLQETVNWFKKEL
- a CDS encoding CPBP family intramembrane glutamic endopeptidase; translation: MDKRITDFNIRLRTIRLRELFVVIIIAFILNSIVGNIIPVFDSNDDLYTILLTIFVLIFFIWALSGTKGLKNDFNNLLQVDNKRKIIYILVINLFFASLIAYLISSADWIHGLIDPSFIPDLDFDTPLLSSSDFIYLTIASVFCAPIIEELTFRGVLFNRLKIRIGIIPAIIISSILFGIGHEFGGIISATLFGMCMCIIYLETDNILIPISIHFLNNTIAVIIETTNAEMYVINTAFIIPLTILTIIFSFLLLKYIYKELMKIRKKDKEASGSRN
- a CDS encoding helix-turn-helix domain-containing protein, whose product is MFILNDYNKDIGNRIKELRELSDISIKEVANSLNIDEETYISYENGKIDIPASFLYELSNMFEVDLGLLLTGEESRMSIFDVTRANKGIAVERRKEYEHENLCNKFINKKAETFIVTVDPEKDPVPSLNSHPGQEFNYVLEGSLKIYIHNNEIILNEGDSIFFDSTHRHAMVALNDKPAKFLAIII
- a CDS encoding AMP-binding protein; amino-acid sequence: MTSVIGDFVERVDFNSYDDFYKNFKLKYDDDFNFGFDVVDKYAEIDPEKVALIWVNDEDTKHTFTFEDMKKYSNKTANLFKSLGINKGDKVMLTLKNRYEFWFCMVALHKIGAVAIPATHMLKLHDIDFRIKNGEVKLVVSVDEDQLLPDYEETEKELGIELKKLVIDRKRDGWINFDEAIESQSDVFERPTGDDATKADDLFLIYFTSGTSGLPKMVAHKHTYALGHIPTAKYWHNVVEDGIHHTAADSGWGKAAWGNLYGQWIAGTSIFIYDYERFNGIKLLEKVIEHKVNTFCAPPTIYRFLIKEKIEGYDFSNISYVTTAGEPLPPEVSKRFKEISGLTIKEGFGQTETALTIGTYIWLDAKLGSIGKPSPLFNVELLDKSGDEVDIGEEGEICINVKNGANPGLFKEYYKDPKKQAAQWYNGYYHCGDTAWVDEDGYIRFIGRNDDIIKSSGYRIGPYEVESAVLSHEAVTNCAITAYPDEVRGQIVKATIILQPGFEGSEELKKDIQNHVKRVTAPYKYPRLIEFVDEIPETISGKIKRVTIREKDNKN